The Acropora muricata isolate sample 2 chromosome 7, ASM3666990v1, whole genome shotgun sequence genomic interval gttgtttatcccagtgctaatcggactcttataagaacgtactggccatctgggggcacagtcGGTAGAAACTCACGTTTATACCCAAGGTGTTTCTGGTTgagcattttcctttgttttgtatgccattttgaattctcaagcgggttgccgctgtacactagttcccagactccggATCCCCAGtgcccgttccccgttcccggtattagtaacatccaatTCCAGCTGCGCCCAAGGGGAGAGCCGTGCGATTATGGCAAAATTGGAAAAATAGTATATCCGATTTAGGGGTATTTGTATTCTCCGATCACCCAATTTTTCTTATATCCTACCAGTCTTTAAATGACTAAAagattttgataaaaaaacgTTCGTAACTTTCCAATTTGGACGCCTAAGATTTGAATAGGAAGGTTATGATAAGTATCATGAACGagttacactcgaaagctggtttactaacttggagcaaactgccctaaatcgtcgTCAACCTCTttccgcaccttacaaacgattactcaacaggaaacagtaattATTCATCTTTTTACATAACCTCCTCACACGTCTTCGCGCACCGGCTATCATCATCCAGGGTGCATTTTTCCCAGGAGTATGAACGCTTGAGAGGAGTTTTCCTTAAGCTGCGGTATCCAAATCTCCTTATTGATTccaatatatataataatataatatcaaCAGGTTTATCACCTCGAGAGTCGCAGTGGACCAGCCTAAACACCATAGCGATGATGTCATCCGGATAATTATCCCCTATAAAGATCAGGATGTTGCAGTGTCTGTCAAACGACAACTTAGAGATCTTAGCAGCAAGGTGCGAAAGACCATCCAACCCGTGTTTACTAGCCGCAAGCTTAAACAAGATCTAAGCCTGCGTGAGCCGAAGCCTAACATCGTAACCCAGCAATGCGTTGTTTATTTATTCAagtgtgatctgtgtgatgcaggttatgttgggTACACAAAGGACCACCTTCACACGCGCGTTGAGGGACACCGTCAAAAGACGTCATCTATCTAAAAGCATTATTACAAAGAACATAACACTGCTGTTCCAAACAATTTCTTAGCACGCTTCAAAGTAATCAAGAAATGCATGAAGAAATTTGACTGGCTCGTTAATTAATGAAATGCTGTTTATTCAAGGACGTAAACTAGTATTGAATGTACAGTCTGATTCTCTTCGTGCCAAGGTACTGATGTAATTAGTTTCCCGCTTTTTTATACAAATTCACTTCAACTGGGCCACTTCACAAACCCTCTGTTGATCATTAATCCTTGACAATGTCGCAAGATGCACCGAAACGTTGGTTTTTATCACTCATATTTCTTGTTTCATGTACTTCCAAATCATTTCTTATAAGACTGATGAAACAATCGAGTCATTTATCGATACTTTACCATAAACAATCCTATTAATCCAACTGATCCATTTATCTCTCATCAGTATCATTAACCTGTTCCATGATTTCCTTCGAGGGGCGATCGATAAGGCCTTGGTTCCATGTTCAAACAATCGGCGAAACGGACATTTCCGAACTCCTGTTCCCGTCTGAAAAACTTTGTTGATTGATACCACGTTTCCAGTGAGTAAGTCGCGAGGAGCTTATAAAACCTTTTCCAGAAAATAACCGCCATTTCCTCGACATCAAGAGTAGGGCCTTGGAATTGAGAAGCCTCTTTCCTACTAGGTCTACATTTCGAAATCCATGGCTTGGATAACCCGACGAAATGAAATGCACTTAAAGGCCTAAACATAAATCGCCTAACGTTGTAGGAATACGGCAGAAACTTCCAGTCAGTACCAACGTTTGCATAAAATATATTCAGAAGTTCCTGATCGGTTGGACACGTGTCCCTTGCTGTGATTTCGCCCCAGAGTTCTAGGATTTCTCGATATTGGTCGCTGTCCGGTCGTAACACTAAAAGGCCTGCGTTGAAACAAGGATCTAATATTCCAGGTCTGGAGCAGGGAGCAGCGGCAAAGTCTTCATTAATATCAAAAAGTTCGTCGATATTCGTCAGCAACATGACGTCGGCATCAATATAAACGACTTTCGAGAATTCCGTGTAGTTCCACGCGTGAAGTCGCGTATGGGTTCCTTTTATTCTTCGTCCCGGTCGAATTTGAAAGAAGCCACCATTGCTGGGATCCACACGCAATTTTCTCTCGATCCAATCACAGTCCATTTCTTCGACCAAACGAGTCGTCCATCCCACTTTCCTAAGCACCTTTCTTGTCTCATCCTTAACATCATTTGAAATCAAAGCAATCATGTTTTTTTGACAAGAAAAGGTTCGGATCGAGTGACCTAGAACAAGTAAAGGGATGGCATAATCGTCATTCGTCAGAATGGTCAGCCATGTTGCTTTACTTTTCGACCAGCTCAGTGCATGCTTCTTGCACAACACTTGATGGTGTTCCTTCTCAATTCCATTCAGGTTCCATCCCTTATCGGTCAAATGCAGATCATTGTCCAAGAATCTTTGCTTATCGTTTGCGATATTTAAGGCTACATTCTTCATAAGAGCCAATAAATATGTGAGCCCAATCGGTTTCCaggcgaaaacaaaaacaaggagGAATGCCACCGTCAGAAACGGCGAAACAAAAGCGATACAAACGCAGCGGCCGTGTTTTCTGTTAAATTTCACAATTGATTTGGCACTATACATTTTTGGCGACCTTCTCAtcaagacaattttgaaaacagGCCTGAACGAGCGAAGTGATGaatatgttttcttttctggGCTTGGATTTCCGTCCGATGTTTTGCGTCGTAAACGTCGTCGTTTCAGGGATCTTCCGGACGACACGATTTAAGTCTAACGAATATCACGATATTGTGAGTGTGTTTCTATCAACTTTTCGGGTACTAGGAATTTAAAAGGGACCTGGGATGTTCTAATTCCCTGGGGGATTCCCTATTCCCAAAAGCTCTTGCAAGTGAATTTTCCCCATGATtggaagcaaaaaaacaaagaaattaattttgggCAAGGGCTTCGTTTCCACAACATGTCACTGAATTTTATAACAATTTGTTGCGCAAATCGGTCTGGCGTGGGAAGATTTTCAACGATCCTTGCTGTTCATAGTTTCAACGAAAAGTGTTAACTATCTCCCTTCGGGGCACTGAACTATACCTTCCCCCTGGGACACCACAAAACTCTGAAACGATGTTCCCGTGTACTCGTTTCAGATTGCAGTAAAAAATGGGCTCTTACAGATAATTGGACAGCTGTACAAATGATCTCTCACACCAACATTATAATCAATTAAGTAACTTGAAAGTTTATCAGTTCTAGATTTATACGAAATGTTTCTCTAAAATTGGCTTTCATTGAAACGAAACTTGCTAAAATAGGCAATTTAAAAGTGTacataaaacaatttttaacgGGAAACTAGAAATGTAATGATTTTAAACACTGAATCTAGTGCTATCTGCTGAACTGACTGATTTACTTGAAACGCCTGGGGTTCATTCCAAATGTACCACATGTTTCGATGTAAATCAATGAATTAAGCTGAGTAAACACACTGAGTCATATTTATTAACAGGAATGCTCTCaaattgaaatgaaaggaaaacgAATTACAGGTTTACTTTACATATGATGAAAGTTCAATGCGTGCACTATACaactgacaaaaatttatcaacTAAATAGGAATTTAGGAAGTCGTGTGTTCGATTCCTATCCGAAACTCAGAAAGTCTCTGATCTCCAGTAGTTCCCTCAGTCGTTGCTAAGCAGCTATCACTTACTTCTATTGTCAGTTCTTACTTTCACTGACGTGGCGTTTGTGAACCAGGTTACAAGACCGAGGCAGTGAGTGGCTGAAATTTTAAACGACTTATTTCACGTCTCAATGTGatataatatgtatatattattgaccaagtgcgaggtcaagatggctggatattggtcgagttctctttttgcgtttttatggaccgagacgaagtcgaggtccatgaaaacgcaaaaagagaacgaggccaatatccagccatattgaccgaactagcttggtcaataaaagatttattgtatggcataaagagcgctgaaaaaaatgatcttcgtacttgtttattttcgagcactgaaaaggaacccagttaaatgctaaagtgatagcgcgtgcccctatatcctgattggatcaATGCAGAAAAtgcaatcatttgattggttacatttcaaattcaaatttcaaattcaaattttcaaattcaaaacaaacttttgagTTTAGTTTGCCAGTTTTTGCtggaaaacgtatttttaaaacttatcaacatttttgttttcgttattttcattctcgttgacgccttttctggttccataaagacagagaaatcacaaaaaatcgttttaccttagcagaaagtaatttcagcgagagaaaactttcgtgcactcgcttgaactttggcgaaattttgtttgcgggaacgaaacgggcagtaccgggcgggcagtatcgctccatcttgcccgctcgggtagccaatcagaacacagaattcgccgcatactgcccgctcgcggagcttgccatataataatcattattattccaATTCGCGAGTTTGACGggataataatgattattctGACAACGGCTAGAATTTTGTATCATGAAATTTTTCCCTAGAATCAAGTTCTTAACCAGAAGAAACAGAGGAAAATGGAATACTGTAAAATACTGCTTCATTACTTTCCTCATGGTTCTTATATTTCTTCATGTGGTCGCCTTGCCTACTTTCAGTGGTGGGTACAACGATGAGTGCTATCTGCCAGATGAAAAACGTCGTATTTTGAGATTCATGGTGGAGGAAATTTCCATAGCATTTGACAAGTTTGGAGTTAAGTACTGGCTTGATTACGGTAAGTGTGGGACTAAGGccgacgaagggccaacgctaaAAACGTCAGCAATGTTTTCGTGTCTCGTAACGTTGGTAATTTgacttaaggtggatttccactgtcgcgtaatttttacgtgcgtacggacgtaaactttaactgactttacgtgcgtaaattaaaatagaggtgatgtatgaaaagccgcgcgtaaacgtaaaagttgaaagaggttcaacttttacgtttacgcgcggcttttcatacatcgcctctattttaatttacgcacgtaaagccagttaaagtttacgcccgtacgcacgtaaaaattacgcgacagtggaaacccaccttaaagtttacgtccgtaggCACGTAAAAATTATGCGACaatggaaatccacctttacagTCAACTTGCTtcatatcaaattttcatgtttcacttgTTCGTTGATGCGGTTTCTTTAGAGTCTCTTTCGAGATTAAACTTTTCATAAGCATATTTCTTAGGTGCGTGCATTCTAGCTCCTTCGGTGGTTTAGTATATACCAAACACTAGGGAAATCTCTTTTGTGGTTTTAACACCTGGTAAAGTCTTTGAAGCAGGGCTTGCGCAATGCAAAGACCCTTTCCCTTCCACTTATGTAGCTTGGGTTCGATTTCGTCCTCTATATCAGACGTGGATTGTTTGGCTATGTGGTCTTATTCTCTGCTCTGTAAGGTTTTCCCCTGGGTACATTGGTCCTCTCTCACTCGTAAAGccaaaattttatttgatttgtcGAGTTTCAAATAGCAGAACACAGCTAGTTCGGCCAATTCAACTgagacactaaaatttggtcTCACACAAGTTGATAGAGGTTAAATTTCTTCTATAAAAAGATGAGAGCGTTATTACTACACGATATCGTTTCACGGTGGAAATAAAACCCttatgaactcgtttgataccaagttGTACAGTTTCACTTGCCCACTGaggcagcaccacagtttctttagacacAAAGttaaacctttcattcgtttAAATCTACTGAGAATCAAATAAAATGATTCTTGTGTGgaaatcattttaaatttatgtAACTTGCCGGAAAAGGAAGATAATTTAATTAGAtttctagtttttaaagaaactgtggtgctgcgtcggtgggggagatcaaaacaaaaatttggttttatcaaccgagttgataaaggctgaataACCatcatgaaagatttagaaagctgacgtttcgagcgttagcccttcgtcagagcgaataaaggaattgtgggttgttgtggtttatatgagagtgtagaagagctttgccattggtggaaatatgaatttgttaataaattagtggaatgagaggcgttcattaattccgtgtggagagagtgtacccagttgaaaaatgaatttttgttcgagaacacagaaagccgcaaaaatctctatttctaaatctttcacggtggtaattcaacctttatcaactcggttgataaaaccacattttttaatttaattaggTCACACAAAAGCTGTGTTTTTTCAGTTGCTATGTCCTGGGAAATGGAAATATGATAATCAATAGAGGTTGAATTTTGAATTATTCTTGAATTTCGAAATTGTCATAAAACAGCTGTGATTTTACAGCTGTCTAtaaaacagaattttttttttacccaagAGTCACAAATGTCcaaggtttttttgttttgttttcagaacTCACCCTTTTGGTATATAACCTGTTAGATGAGTTTTCCTGTTACCGTTCAacctttttggtttttgttcaggcctttttttttctttcatcccTATGGCGTATTGAAATCACAGCTCGCAGTGCATTAAGAATACTGCGCGGCAGGCGTTCAAGGGGAGGTGAAAGGGGGAATTGGCGAAAGGGAAGTTGGTCGCGTGCCCTTGGCGTTCTCGCGCCACCAACTTCCTTCCCGCCAATTCTTACTTTCCCTTCTCATTGAATGACTTCAAAGCGGGCCACGGATTTAGCAGAGCATGTTTTTTTCTATCATTTGAGGAAGCTATAAATCAAACGAAAGCACAACAAATCAAACATCCAATTTTGGTTTTCAGTGTGAGGGGAAAAGTGGAGTACGCGGGAGAAGAAGCTCTAGACAACTAACAAATCAACAAATCGTTGCGAccggaatcgaacccaggtcacaAGTAACATTTCGCCATCCTTAACTCCGTTTCAGTTTAGGTGCAATTCGATTCCCCTGCAGTTAATACCCTTTTTGAGGCGAATTTTTGTTGATCTAATACAGCTTGGAATTAACGTAAATTTTGGTACCATTTTTCGGCTGGCCAAGCCAGCCCTCTTCAGATTCCATGTTTTATCGGTTTCTTAACTACGAGGTCATGTTCAGCAAATAAACGTTAAATGACCATTATTAAGTGCACGTTGAATCAAACAAGCGTTCTAATCGGTTTGTTGTGCTTACGCTGGGCTTAGCCAGTGTGTCTATTTCAAATCTCAGATTTGGTTTTGTTTAGGATGCATTTTAATCAGGCAGAAGTTGTAAAAGGTGACACTGGTCTTTTGACTTAGTTAGGCTCTCTTACACACTCAGTCTCTTCCAGCAAAAATAAGTTGTTATGGTTGGAGTGATCCCTTGTAAAATGGCGGACGTAAGATTAAAACCTAAGTGGTCACTAAGGTGATGAAAGATGTCGTAGTCAGGCGTAACGTGGTCTTTTCTTATTTGTTGATGGGATGACCCATTTGTGACTATGTCGCAATTGGACCAAGACAGTAAACTAATAGAGGGACCTCAACTGCTCTTGATATCGAATCGAATAAATAGCGCTTAGACTGAAAACAGTTCagtattgttgttattgttttcggTGTGATGACGATGAAGAAGACGAATAAGACGATGACGATAgttataatgatgataatgacggCGTGGTTATATTGTTTTAACGCTAATCACATCTCTGATTTCAGGCACGCTACTCGGCGCTTACCGCATGGGTGATATTCTTCCTTATGATCACGATGCAGACATTTCATTTCTTGTGAGCTCAAACATTTCACAAGCTTTCCGTCACTTGTTAAATTCAGGCATTAAAGCAGCTGGCATAAAAGCTAGGTATAAAAACGTGACGGTTGATTTTGTGCCTTGGAGAACCGAGAAAATTACAAACCACGGTAGAAAACAAGTATTGTTGCACAAATCGTACCCTTGGTACGTTTTGGAAGGAGACAATTTTGTGACAAGGCTTCATCACCAATGGCAATCCTTTCCACATGCTTGGGTGATTCCCTCCGGTCGAATGAGCTTCAATGGCGTCCAAGTTGCTGTCCCCAACTCACCTGAACGATTATTAGCTCACAGATACCCATGGACGTTTGGTTTGTTCAGATTAGTATTTCCGTACAAGTGGAAGTGTTGGATGCCCTGTTCATTACGAAAAGTCAGTGGATGTTGATTATCTTTTTAATGAACCATTTTGGAATTTATTTCAGTCTCAGCTTCTAGACGAGTTGGAGTGATATATCAGTTACTATTTCAAGTTAGAGTAAAAGTAATTAACAGAAGTTTCCACATGAAATCGCAGAAATTAGACTAAGGAGAACCCAGAAGAGGTCTTTTATCTTCACCATATGACGATATTACTATATCTAAGTTTGACGATGAAACACCGCAGTTTCTTACGCAATCTCCTGCGACACTAaacattgtaaaaaataaaggaaaaatgtactTTTTTTGGAAGCCAAATATACATCAAGGTAGTTCATCGCGAGTTGAATTTGTACATTGTTATATGCTTGTCACTTTCTAGCCAGTCAACCAAAAAATGTATTTGCAAAAAAGCAGTTTTCCTATTGGAAAAATGCTATTAATTAATGTTTCTTTGAAAATTATCTCTCATTTACGCAAACATTTTGGGCAGCTAACCTTAgctcttttttttaactttttgcgGCCAACTTTTTTCTGGTCTTAGCTGTTCAAAGTGCATAATGCATAGTAATTTATCCACTGGATGACAATATCCATTGGATGAATCGACATCTATTGAGTTTTAGTACAATCCAACTAGTGTCCTATTACTTATTGCttcgttctgattggttgagctactactaggctatttATTAAGGCCCAATGGTAGTGAAAAgcagcctcatgggctattgactcagagcccctTCGGGCTccaggaataattgttaaatatacttCAAATAATTCAATAGGTTATGAGTAGGTTTTGGAAGTTCTTATTCACTGGATAGCACTGTCCATTGTTTGAACAATTTGCGCCAGTACCTTGCAATCCCCTGAACAAATCTCAATTGCAAAACGGAAACTGAACAAAAGAAGTGGCAAGCACTTGTCGCAGCATATGAAGATGCAAACATAATTTGTTTGTGTGACAACAACACAGGGTAATGatcttttaatttttactcTGTGAACCGAATGAATTGCTAAGCAGCTGGTAATTGAAAATGTGCGACCCTAATTCCCCATTTTAGTATCTCTTTTGAAAAGGAACCCCGTGCACTATATATGACCATTCGTAAAATTCGGCTCCCTCATTCAGCGGCACTTCTCATTAGCCTATTACTACTGTAGTAACCTCCCACCCTCCCCCCATCCCCCATGGGTGGAGGGAACGAAGTGCGAGTTTCCTCAATTGCTTGAGAACTCGTCCCTTGTTGGCTGTCTAAggctcaaagaaaaaaatcattcttAGATGTCTTTTTTTCTAGCATTTGACAAACAAACAGATCCTTGCCTAAGCTTGCTCTACCACGGTCAACCACACAAACAAAGCAAAGATCTCAATTGCAAAATTGCGTATGTTAAAATTTATTGAAGCGAATAAAGTGACATTTATCTATGTGCAAGAAATACCTGCCAAAGTATCACATACATTTAAATAACATTGAGTATGTTCAAGTGGGAAACATTTGTCTTGTATGTCATCGATATAACATCAATGTCGTGATGTGCTTATTTTGATTCCTtaatataattataaaaaaGCTAATTAATTCGCGCGTCTGTAATTATTTTTCGGCTATTTTTTTCATCTTGGAAATGACCCATGTCAGACATTGATAATCGTTTGCCATTTTGATTTGAATACAAATACAAAgctcatttcatttcaattgtAGTATACCAAGACTAATTTTTGACCAGCGGGCACAGCAACTTAGAAGTGGACTACCGAGCTATCATTATCTCAACGCGAATTTTAGtttatattatttcaagttcaCGATACTTTCCAGAAGATTGGCCTTTTGATCTTTGTTCTAAGTTGCAGACAAACTTTTAGTTCTTCATTGAAATAGGAAGGCATATGAAATAGTATACAGCCACTTGTGAACTGGAAAACCATGCGTTTTCCGTTAAAGCTGCGATTAGTCCTTGCAAAAATAAAAACCTGTTAAAGTTGTGTCTCCTCATCAAGTGAAAATTTGCAAGAAAAGGGTACGTGTGACAAAACATAGTACGCATCGATCGTTAAAATCCCAGTGGTGAATTAATTATAGTTGTAACGAATGTCTCATAGAGAAAGATATATGACTCTACATGTCGAAAATACGACATAGTTCATTGTGAGCTCGGATACTCAAATCGAGGATGTTTTTTGCTAAAAAATCGTTGAACCAACATAGTTAAGCTCctgttcattgaaaaaaaaaaactaatcgaACGCAGTTTGCAGGACTTAAGTGAAAATCTGTTATGCAATTAGCTCAATtcttttccagacttcgaaatgtaaGCACTAAATTTAAGGTTTTTATGGGTACACCAGTTTAAATAATGGAATAATTTTggttttaagtttttttggggtACACCAGTTTAAATAATGGAATAATTTtggtttgaaagaaataaatttgcaatAATATGAAAGTCGTAGTTGCGCCCTTAGTACCAAAAAATGAACTGAACTTTTCAATCCgctcttttcaaattttcagcagTCTCTCATATAAACGCTGTTAGACTGGCTTCATGTATCAAGGCGCTCATTCATTTTTTGCGAGGTTTTAGCTCTTGTTCTTAGGTTCTCTGTAAACTTAAAGGACATTAAAACAATTCGCTTTATCTATCACTGAGGCAAAAGTACAATG includes:
- the LOC136923211 gene encoding glycogenin-1-like yields the protein MRRSPKMYSAKSIVKFNRKHGRCVCIAFVSPFLTVAFLLVFVFAWKPIGLTYLLALMKNVALNIANDKQRFLDNDLHLTDKGWNLNGIEKEHHQVLCKKHALSWSKSKATWLTILTNDDYAIPLLVLGHSIRTFSCQKNMIALISNDVKDETRKVLRKVGWTTRLVEEMDCDWIERKLRVDPSNGGFFQIRPGRRIKGTHTRLHAWNYTEFSKVVYIDADVMLLTNIDELFDINEDFAAAPCSRPGILDPCFNAGLLVLRPDSDQYREILELWGEITARDTCPTDQELLNIFYANVGTDWKFLPYSYNVRRFMFRPLSAFHFVGLSKPWISKCRPSRKEASQFQGPTLDVEEMAVIFWKRFYKLLATYSLETWYQSTKFFRREQEFGNVRFADCLNMEPRPYRSPLEGNHGTG
- the LOC136922814 gene encoding ribitol 5-phosphate transferase FKRP-like isoform X1, encoding MKFFPRIKFLTRRNRGKWNTVKYCFITFLMVLIFLHVVALPTFSGGYNDECYLPDEKRRILRFMVEEISIAFDKFGVKYWLDYGTLLGAYRMGDILPYDHDADISFLVSSNISQAFRHLLNSGIKAAGIKARYKNVTVDFVPWRTEKITNHGRKQVLLHKSYPWYVLEGDNFVTRLHHQWQSFPHAWVIPSGRMSFNGVQVAVPNSPERLLAHRYPWTFGLFRLVFPYKWKCWMPCSLRKVSGC
- the LOC136922814 gene encoding ribitol 5-phosphate transferase FKRP-like isoform X2 encodes the protein MVLIFLHVVALPTFSGGYNDECYLPDEKRRILRFMVEEISIAFDKFGVKYWLDYGTLLGAYRMGDILPYDHDADISFLVSSNISQAFRHLLNSGIKAAGIKARYKNVTVDFVPWRTEKITNHGRKQVLLHKSYPWYVLEGDNFVTRLHHQWQSFPHAWVIPSGRMSFNGVQVAVPNSPERLLAHRYPWTFGLFRLVFPYKWKCWMPCSLRKVSGC